One Candidatus Poribacteria bacterium genomic window, TACCAAAACCTAACAAAAATGTCAATAACTTACACAATGTAAACACTACCTACTAATTCAGCAATTTCTTCATGAGAGAACCTGTCTAATAAATACCTTCCCATCATCATACTCTCTTCAGATGAAAGGAGAGATAGCAAATCATCTAACTGGCTTACGATGGCTTTCAGCAAATTTCTTGTCCGCGCTAATCTATGTTCAACCGATTTGAATGTTGTGTTCATTAACGCCGCTATTTTTTTTTGCCTCCAATCATAAAAATAATAGTATTGCATAATTTGCCGGTCTTTCTCTGGTAGCAAATGGATTAAGCGTCTTAACACAACCTCCCGCTCGCTATTTACCTGAGATTGGCCAAAGGCTCTATAGGCATTAATTGCTGCGATATCACCTGTAAGTAGCATTGTCTGTTCTTCGACAGAAGATTCCTCGTAGACCAGTAATTCCGTACCGGCTAATCGCCGATCTTCATCACGCTGCCGATTCAGCGCGAGATTTCGTGCAATAGTATATAACCATCTTAGCAATTTTGCCGGATCCCTGAGATTTTCCATCTTGCGGAATGCGCGGGAAAAAGTATCATTAGCAATTTCCTCAGCATCTTCGTAGTTTCTCAAAAATTTAAGAGTATAACGGAACACTTTTTCATAGTACTTTTGAAAAATCAGATGGTATGCTTCCTGATCATCAGTATCTTTTAGTAATCGCTGAATTAATTCAGCGTCATTAGTCATGCTATTTTACAGTT contains:
- a CDS encoding sigma-70 family RNA polymerase sigma factor, translating into MTNDAELIQRLLKDTDDQEAYHLIFQKYYEKVFRYTLKFLRNYEDAEEIANDTFSRAFRKMENLRDPAKLLRWLYTIARNLALNRQRDEDRRLAGTELLVYEESSVEEQTMLLTGDIAAINAYRAFGQSQVNSEREVVLRRLIHLLPEKDRQIMQYYYFYDWRQKKIAALMNTTFKSVEHRLARTRNLLKAIVSQLDDLLSLLSSEESMMMGRYLLDRFSHEEIAELVGSVYIV